Sequence from the Nymphaea colorata isolate Beijing-Zhang1983 chromosome 9, ASM883128v2, whole genome shotgun sequence genome:
TAAGATGAACCCAAAAACCAGATGAACCATAGAAACTAAGTTGGGGTTATGACGTGGATCTAGCTGGCTATATAAGAAACTGGAACGCATAGCGTACTTTAAACGATCAATCTGAAGATTAATGGGCAATTCAGCTGTTGGAAAACTCTAACTAGAATGTAACGCCAAGCTACTTTGGTAGGAAACCATGGTGGAGGTCGGAAGGTCCAAAATCCCTTTTCAAAGCACCTAGTTTAGATGGGAATAAATTGCACATATTGTTGGTAACATTTCTTATTCttcgtcatcttcttcttcttctcatttgcTTCATTTACCTGGCCATGAGTTCAAGATGGTTGTCCTACATGAGACCAGATCAGCAGTGGCGATCGTCAATGAAGCGAGCCTCATGGCCGAACTTGGTATTTTCTTTCCCTGCCGAGTAAGTCCTCACCATACCCACTTTGCCTCCGGGTGGACTGTGTGAAATGTTGAGGCTCCATATGGGGTAAGGCACTGCCTCTGGCAGAAGGTGGCGCCAACAAGACTGACACAGCACTGCAACTAAGACAGCTTTTTATCGTCTACCTCATCAGTTGTATCCTGATAAGAGGAGCAATTTAATTACTCTCCGCTTCTGAAACAGTAACGGCAGGGTATGGcgcctctctctcactcttgtTGGGGGAGGGAGGGGTGTTCAAGGACCAGTTTGTCGTACATTACTCGGTAGACTTTACACATATACACTGGTTATACAGTTGCCTTTTGTATTAATGTTAAAAGAGCGAGCTGCAATACATTGACACCAAGTCCAGTATGTACAATGTTAAAGAGTGAGCCGCAATATATTGACATCGACTAGAGTATACACCAGCAACCTCTACGCTCCAGGAACTTTCCTATCTCTGACCAAAGGGTAGGTTCTGATCTGGAGAAGCAGAACCTGGTCTAGAATCTAAAAGCGAGCCTTAGGTATGACTAATATCCTCTTCGTACCTCAGAAGggaaatatttacaaaaaattacatataaatgctATGCAGCATCACAAAAATGATCAGCCCTGACCTTACTCCCACTACATGAAAGTGATAATTTCCCCGAACGATCTCACTTTGGTATTAAGGTTTGAGGTGGGCTCCAAAAACCAAATCTATGGAGACTAGTATCAGACCATGAACAAGTATCTTAAGTCCTCCACTGTAAGCCGAGTTGCAAAGCTACCTGTTTGGTCCTCTGCAAATGCCGAGGCCaccatctttctcttttcctcctgCAGACATATCAGGTGTTAGTATTCAGTACTAAAATCTACAGTATCATAGACAATTTCAGCATCAAAATCAGCAGTAAACAGATCAGGTTCTActtaagaagtaaaataaaaatatccgGGTATGTGAATGGCATGTTAATGGATGCAAAGCACCTATGAAATATGAGGATATTGGTAAGATTGTTCGGTAAGTGGAAGGCAGCAAAATTGGAGTTGCATGTCACTGATAAAAATTCCTCTGCACctagtgtaaaaaaaaaaaccaacaattttttGAACTTAAAGATACGTATCATTGTCGAAGGCACACCTAAGCCACCAGGCATAGCAATCATCTAGGCTGGCTGTTCCAAGACAACCTCTCACCTGATAACCCTTAAAGCATCACCTaggttgggtttttttttttaacaatttttttttctttttctccagcTTACtccttttttccccttctcGAAACCATTTTTTCTCCTACCTATGTGCagttcttttttcacttttacttGTTGCATGTGATTGTGTATTAAAAGTATATGTACGTCAATGTGTCTCTGTATGCATCCACAGCTACAGTTACAAACTTACAGTTCATATACTATTATTCTTTGAAGCCTCCGTATAACTctgtttcacacacacacacacaaatgttTTTCgaatccattttttctttctcacctactttttctctctccctttctttccccttttcaCAACCATATTCTCCACCCTAGAACTGGTGGATCTTGGGAAGgcaacaacacacacacatatataatccATATAATCCATTTAATAGTTGGCTTTTAGGAAATGGTAAGATTTGTACGTTTGCCAAAGGGACCACAAAAAGGCAGTAGATGCAAGGAAGTTAGGTACCTGCAAAGCTAATATGCGGTCCTCAATAGTATTTTCTATCGTCAATCGAAGAACAGTCACAGGACGAGTCTGCCCTATGCGATGTGCTCGGTCAATAGCCTGATCTTCAGTTGTTGGGTTCCACCATAGGTCAAGCAAGACAACATGATTGGCAGCAACCATGTTTAGACCAAGATTACCAGCCTTGAGAGACATTATCATGACAGTTACctgataaaatttaaaaaaaaaaataagagaaaatggCATaccaaaaagtgaaaaaatatgaTCATGAGTGACAGTAAAATGATATATCTTGGTCACACAACAGGCATCAGACCTCTGGAAGTGTGTTGAAATCTTTGACGGCTTTATCTCTGGCAGACAAAGTCATTGTCCCATCAAGCCTTCTGTAATTTATAAAGGAGCTCTTCAATGAAATTTCTAGCAGATCGAGCATGCTGGTCCACTGGGAAAAAATAATGGCTTTCTCTGGAAGTGCAACTGGTGTGCTTAACTTGATACCCGCCAGTGCATGTTTGTTTGAGTCAGCAGAGCAACTCATGTCTGGTTTAGAAGTAAAACCATGAACTTCACCACATCCTGCAGAACTAGTGTTACAGTTCGCTTGCCGCATATTAAGTGACTGCAAAATGTCTAGTACAGCCCTAATTTTTGATGAGCTACATGCACTGGGTTCTACTCCAAATTCCTTCAACTTTCTAGAGCTGGCAATGCTGTCACTATCAGTATTAGAATGCCCTGCACTACCTTGAAGGACAGATCTAGAAAAAATGAAGTCAGTGCTAATTTGACTTCTGCAATCAGGTGAAGGGCAGAAATTATCATCACCAGTCAAACGCTCGGATATGCATTGGTTGCAGAAAATGTGACCACATATTGTAATGACAGCATCCTCTGGTGGATCCTGAAACAGTGGCAAATGAAAGAGGGAAAATTTTCAAGCGTCTGATGTAATTTACAGTAAGCAGCAGAGTTTCATGCAACTTCTTCAGATGATATCAAAGGACATGCAGAGACTTTACAAGAAGAAGCCTCGTCAAGGACTACCATTACGGATTATGCTCTGATTGTTAATACTAAACACAGGCCGTTACTCCAGGAAAGCATAATACAGATTACCATGAAATACCAACTTTTTGTTCCTGTAAACCATGCGAAAGAAAGATGCTTGGGGCCAAGtttcacaagaaaaacattagTAAATGCAAAAATGAAGTGAATTTCTCCGTGAATCTAAAAGTATTTTCACATTCTTAACCTCTTTTAATATCTAAGTCAATTCGAAGTCTCAAACATGCAAGATCTGAATGTTATCTCACTGATTTCTCCTGAATCGAAGACTTTATACTCAATTTAATCAACTTACATAAAGTCAGACCCCATTGATGATGAGTCCCATTGAAGCACCCAATTTATAGCTGGTATACTCATATTACTATACTTGGAGCATGCAAATTAAATGCCGGCCCCCAGGCCCCCCACCCTCTTCCCTTCCTGAAGGTCTTATGTACTTCTTTCCTACATAACAAAATCACTGTAAACTTGTTTCTATACAACGTAATGTCCTGATTACCCACAATGCTACTTGGGTATAAATGGTGCAAAATCGTgtaatcttttgaaaatttttctagaatccaaaagttcaaaataaaaagattctAAAAGAACTTATTGCATGAAAAAATGTTATTAACTACAGAGTACGATTACAATACCACAAGCAAATGACAGAatgttcaaaaataaaaagattctAAAAGAACTTATTGCATGAAAAAATGTTATTAACTACAGAGTACAATTACAATACCACAAGCAAATGACAGAATACCATAAAACATAAAATgcagaacaacaaaaatttacaACATTGGTTCAAGTACAAAGTGCAGGTGCAAAAAGCCTGCACCCCAAGAGTCGCCCTCTCCCTTATACGTACATATGAATACTGTTCTTGAAGATTTGTCTCCTTCTCATCTAAACTATTTTGAGGCAAAGAGGTTACAACAGTGCCCAAGAGATGGAGTTATCTGCTTTCACACATAAAGCAGTGCCAGATGGCAAGTAAAGCAGGTCATTTAGCATAAACTACATAAGCAACAACTAGGCCTTTAGGAACCTCTTCGTATGAAATATCATTGGATGTATTCTCTTGGAAGGTAGCTTAATTGTTTTATTACATTAACTATTTGTTTGTCGTTCATTTGGTGGTTATGTTTCTAACACTAATAATTGATAAATTCTTGGAAGTAATTTAGTTAAGTTAAAAAGTTTTATCATAAAAGAAGTCAATCAGAGAGATTAAGTGCAGAAGGGTATATGGCCAAAGAACGGATAACCTTTTGTTCTACATATTTACATGGAATAGGGACTCATTTTGGCATACcaccaaaaaaatataatgaaattgATGTTGTATTAGTGCATAAATGACACAACTCAGGAGCACAAGAATTATTCACTTTGACAACAGCTCATTATTGCACACACATAGCTACGTACATTTTACCCATGAAGCAGTGGCCACTTTTCTCAACCAAGTTACTACTTTCTCCTTTTCGATATAATATTACaatacatatgaaaatttttggaaaagacATGCAAGAAGCATTTAAACGtggaaaaaagacaaaactGCAGTAGGCCTTGCAAGAGCCAACTTAGTGCTTATTGGAAAGTTTTCAAATGATAAGTTGCACAAAACAGAAACTTATATACCAATGCAACTCTAGTAATATTTAACCaatgtttatactttatacctATGTTACTGCCAgctaaaatgaataaaagaagaGAAGTGCTGGAGAAGCCACTCAGAAATTCAACAATGAAGGTTTTCAATGAAAATGGCCCCTCATGGACACTACATGGAAATTCCAAAGCTTATGAAGAAGGAATGGAATTCAAAAGGGATTCAGAAAATATTCAGCCTTTCAGAATGTCATGCTAAGTATTTACAAACCAGAATACTAGGTTACTATTTCATGCATCATGAACTATGTTTTAAGAAATATGTATGCATTTTATCTTCTGGATAGTTGTATTTTGATTAGGCTTAGATTGGGAAAtctcttttattgttttccttttatttattttttggctgCACATTGCAGCATCTTGTAAGCCATTGGACTCTCCAACAGCTAGAAAATCTGGCCGTTGGAAACTCCAACGGTCTTCTCTACTTCTATATGTTGGGCAGTTTGCCCATTATGTAATGTAAGGCTTTTTGTGAGCCTTTGTAATTGTTCATTGTGAGTAATGTGAGATTATTTTTCAGTCCTTTGAGTGCACAGTTCAGTTAAGTGATATTACTTTGTGGTTTTCTGAAATAGACAAATTCGTGTCTATTTTCAGCTTGAATGGGTGTATTGGAAGAGAAATTAAGCAATGAAAAATGTTCCTTTCACTAAGAACTTCATAGCAGCTCAAACATAAAGATCATGCTATAGCTAGTTTGTGATTATGCTTGTCAGCTCTAGTCAACTGTCAATTACTGTATTCAATAACCTACAGTCTGCCACCAGCATGTACATTCTTTGTATCGCTTTAAGTGTTTGTATGTTTTCCTAAATTTATGTCATTTATGATACATTGTGCCACAACACTGCTATTCACAGTACATAAATTGGCCGAAGATAAATAACTTGTTGAAAAAGGAAACGCCAAAACATATCATATAAGCCAAAAGTCCACAGAAACATGAAGTGACGGATTCATACACTACAGATGGCACATATTGCAGAAGAAGATTCCAAGTGCTTCAATAAATTCATCAGCATATCATTTGGATGTTTTTGTGCAGCCTCTGCGGATAACTTATTACTAGAACGATAGTCTTTCACAAGAAGAGGGTGATCACAAGCTTGACGAAGACgcaaaagcaacaaaagtaTGTTCGCATAATTTTGGTTTACAGTCCCCTCATCTGCATATGCCTGGAAGTAGACAGAGCTCGAAAATAGAAGTTAACAACAATTgaacatatataacaatgtaacAAAATACAATATCAATTCCACCACATTAACACAACAAGATCAAAGCaaagaaattataaaatacaaaatatgcATCATCTTGATGTCTTCCCAAGTCCATGCACTGCAACCTTCCAAGGCATCAAAGAGTTTTAGCTTTTTCTGATCAGGCGAATgagattttttctttgtctCTACTTAACACAAAATAATTAGGACGAATCAATTCCTACCTCATTTTGATTGCCAATCCTCTCATGCGTTCATGTAAATCATCCCCCAAGTTATTTTCTATGAACAAGCTAGGAAAACAGCTAACTTCtctatgaaaatgaaatgtatgcCCCAACATTTCGCAATAAGAAACTGAGACTAAAATAGTCCTAATGCCTATCAAGAGAAATCTAACAAAGTAATTAGCACTAAAAATTCCTAGAGCACGTGGACACTACCTGTCTTATAGGAAGCATTAATTTGATATGTCAAACTCATTGTTACTTTATCTAATGTACATCCAGGTACATTCTACAGTTCAGTTCCAAGGTCATTTTCCCTAGATTGGGTacccaatttctttttctttaatgtgGTTGATCAGTAAATGGAGATAGAGTGCTTCTCCGATGTAGTCCATACTCTAAACTTAGTCATGCACAAGATATGGCCAAAGAATCACAACCATTTTCAATCAGTTTAGATCATCTTTCCTTGTGACAGAGAAATGTAGTTTTTGTTCTCTAAATAGCATCGATAACCACAATGTAAAAAATGATCAGTGCAGCTTTCGTCAAGATGTAAGGTAAAAGAATGCAACAACACCAAATGACAGTGCTATACATATGTAACACTCCAATGGTTCACAGTAAGGCTGCACATAAACATTTTAAGTCACATGAAAATAgacacaaaaaccaaaaatgctGCACATCTATAAAAGATCAATTATATTTCTTTATACCTACTCATTCAAAATGATAAATGATAAGGTACCTTAAATTCTAAACGAGATTCAGCTTCTAGGTTTGAGTAAAAAATACGCTCCTCAAGGGAAAACTCCACCTTCTTCAAACATACTGACTTTGGGGGCAAATTAATGATAGGTTGCCCATCAATAAAGGTTCCTACAACATAAAAGTTAGTAATATATCAGAATGATAGAACCACAGCAACGTGTTGGCAACAAAGATCTACTAAACTTcatgttaaaaactaaaaaccatGGATTGCCTATGAACTACAATCTCCACACAAATTACAAAGAATTGCATGAAATATATAGGATAGCCATACATTTTGACTTCAGATGTCCAAATAGTTGACTTTACTAAATTACTAGGATCCAAACAAAATTGACAAAAGGCACATTTTCAACCTAGCTACGAGCATTCGCCAATATTATTGATAACTTGAAAAAGTCATCAAGATGGCAGCCATGTTGAAGCCAGCCAATGATATAATAATATCAAAGTTTTCAAAGTGCTACAAGAAATTATTAGCCATTAGTAACAATATTATCCTCAAAACTTCTCTATGTTTtcacaagattttcaaaaaggCTCTTCTAAGTAAATTCTAGACATCAGCtttcctaaccaagattatcaatgaatatttgaaagaaagCTAAAAAGTAAATCAAACATAAGACAATGAAAATGGAAATGACTCTCAATGCAGACATTGGCAACGTATACACCCAATAATAAACACCCAAAGAATTACCTTTTGTCCTGCGCAGCAGCATAGTCCCCAGTACAGCTTGAAGTTTCTTATACCCATTACTGGAGTTCCTAGAAATTGGATACTTTATTGCAGTACAAAAAAAGTTGTAAGCAGAATAAGGGTCATATCTTAAGAATCTGAAGTAGCTGTAAAGGTCATCAATTGCATTTTGAATGGGTGTTCCGGATAAGCACCATCTTCTCTTAGCTCGAAGGCCACAACAGGCTCTTGCCACCTGTGTTCTATAGTTTTTTATAGTTTGAGCTTCATCTAGAACAACTCTGAACCACCGTACCCTTGCAAGTGGACTAATCTCTTGACCAGCCAGTGATCCATCAGgatgtttcttgctttttttcattttcttattcttatcttcagtttttttcttttttttgttgccaGAGAAGTCTGAAGACAATCCATATTTTTCTTGGGAATTTTGATCtacatcatcttcatcaaacAAAGGCTGCTTTGGAACTTCCATACTTACAATGGAATATGTTGTAAGGATGACATCATACTTGGCAAGCTCAAAAGGATCTTTCGTACGGTTTGTTCCATAATATACCAGAAATAAAAGTTTAGCATCATCTGCAACTTTGTCACTCAGTTCTTGAGCCCACTGACGAAGAACACTTGCAGGACAGACTATCAAAGTGCCAGCAACTGGCCTTCCTTTTTGGACAGAAGCCATCCGATAACTGGTAACTGCCTTGCTTTGACTATCGGAGTGCTTGTGCTGCTCGTTACTGGAAATCTCAGCAGGACCATCACCATCTTCATCTAAATTCAGGGTTTCCCTTTTGACTTGCTCCGTGGAATCAGAGATAAACTTAGAGTGCTGATCCCTTTGCATCAGTATGAGCGCAATAGTTGAAACAGTCTTACCAAGCCCCTGATAACAAACTAAATGAGATAACAAGATGGGATAAACATAAGAATAAGTATCATGTTCAGGTGTGATTCTAACAATTCAAAACCTGGTCATCTGCAAGAATTCCCCCCGCACAATGGAAACTATGAGTTTCCTGATGGACCATCCATGCCAAAGCAATTTTCTGTAAAAGGAGAATatatgaaatataatttttttcaggatatatatatatatatatataagagagagagagagagagagacctggtGTCTTAGAAGAGGAACAGAAAGAAGACCGTCAGGCAAGCTTGCCTCTACTCTTGGTTGAGCAAGGCCCtgcagaaaaaacaaaataaataagtagaCAACACTATATGTAATGGCTCTATGGATAAGAAGTATGCTGGCTAAATTAGATTTATGGATGCATAGCTCTTTTGTCAGGAAAAAACTATTGCATCGTGCTTGCTTCCAAAAAGCATAATTTTCTGACACCTAAAACATGGAGAATTCTCATCAGATGATTCCCAAAATTTATGAATGTCTATTTATGTGTACTAACTCTATCATTAATTATGAGTTCCTACTAGAAAATGACTTGAAGCACATACATgtgatcaaattcaaaaaaaaaaagctgaaaatatCGAAAAGCAAAT
This genomic interval carries:
- the LOC116259955 gene encoding helicase-like transcription factor CHR28 isoform X1, producing the protein MMNHIGVLIKAVPRKFSFNFMDVVDLTLSDSDNETVGQTDRRKLPAWSSAIIPESFGLPQKPAVNATSRSEPRAANTSRNSDGDEARLVSQNITSTANSNEGLDGEMDEMLGLGENPAFVSTAATSISGTAVDRKCLPPSLMHGKPIPGSSGLENDPRKSQKKGPHLQYQNGFMDTPHPSNGSEGQLGLYFKPDAGSKGKVQNVLSGLHSHRNDVHEVADTQASKLSSDGHNYSYRGDYGRPFNDKSFCPEGGKVVQKAPHADYVQGNKDEILIYENVSSRRQLPVTLLNEKHSGPSLPAGYGENTHYHGTVEDKPKETDERLIFRAALEGLAQPRVEASLPDGLLSVPLLRHQKIALAWMVHQETHSFHCAGGILADDQGLGKTVSTIALILMQRDQHSKFISDSTEQVKRETLNLDEDGDGPAEISSNEQHKHSDSQSKAVTSYRMASVQKGRPVAGTLIVCPASVLRQWAQELSDKVADDAKLLFLVYYGTNRTKDPFELAKYDVILTTYSIVSMEVPKQPLFDEDDVDQNSQEKYGLSSDFSGNKKKKKTEDKNKKMKKSKKHPDGSLAGQEISPLARVRWFRVVLDEAQTIKNYRTQVARACCGLRAKRRWCLSGTPIQNAIDDLYSYFRFLRYDPYSAYNFFCTAIKYPISRNSSNGYKKLQAVLGTMLLRRTKGTFIDGQPIINLPPKSVCLKKVEFSLEERIFYSNLEAESRLEFKAYADEGTVNQNYANILLLLLRLRQACDHPLLVKDYRSSNKLSAEAAQKHPNDMLMNLLKHLESSSAICAICSDPPEDAVITICGHIFCNQCISERLTGDDNFCPSPDCRSQISTDFIFSRSVLQGSAGHSNTDSDSIASSRKLKEFGVEPSACSSSKIRAVLDILQSLNMRQANCNTSSAGCGEVHGFTSKPDMSCSADSNKHALAGIKLSTPVALPEKAIIFSQWTSMLDLLEISLKSSFINYRRLDGTMTLSARDKAVKDFNTLPEVTVMIMSLKAGNLGLNMVAANHVVLLDLWWNPTTEDQAIDRAHRIGQTRPVTVLRLTIENTIEDRILALQEEKRKMVASAFAEDQTGSFATRLTVEDLRYLFMV
- the LOC116259955 gene encoding helicase-like transcription factor CHR28 isoform X2; the encoded protein is MDEMLGLGENPAFVSTAATSISGTAVDRKCLPPSLMHGKPIPGSSGLENDPRKSQKKGPHLQYQNGFMDTPHPSNGSEGQLGLYFKPDAGSKGKVQNVLSGLHSHRNDVHEVADTQASKLSSDGHNYSYRGDYGRPFNDKSFCPEGGKVVQKAPHADYVQGNKDEILIYENVSSRRQLPVTLLNEKHSGPSLPAGYGENTHYHGTVEDKPKETDERLIFRAALEGLAQPRVEASLPDGLLSVPLLRHQKIALAWMVHQETHSFHCAGGILADDQGLGKTVSTIALILMQRDQHSKFISDSTEQVKRETLNLDEDGDGPAEISSNEQHKHSDSQSKAVTSYRMASVQKGRPVAGTLIVCPASVLRQWAQELSDKVADDAKLLFLVYYGTNRTKDPFELAKYDVILTTYSIVSMEVPKQPLFDEDDVDQNSQEKYGLSSDFSGNKKKKKTEDKNKKMKKSKKHPDGSLAGQEISPLARVRWFRVVLDEAQTIKNYRTQVARACCGLRAKRRWCLSGTPIQNAIDDLYSYFRFLRYDPYSAYNFFCTAIKYPISRNSSNGYKKLQAVLGTMLLRRTKGTFIDGQPIINLPPKSVCLKKVEFSLEERIFYSNLEAESRLEFKAYADEGTVNQNYANILLLLLRLRQACDHPLLVKDYRSSNKLSAEAAQKHPNDMLMNLLKHLESSSAICAICSDPPEDAVITICGHIFCNQCISERLTGDDNFCPSPDCRSQISTDFIFSRSVLQGSAGHSNTDSDSIASSRKLKEFGVEPSACSSSKIRAVLDILQSLNMRQANCNTSSAGCGEVHGFTSKPDMSCSADSNKHALAGIKLSTPVALPEKAIIFSQWTSMLDLLEISLKSSFINYRRLDGTMTLSARDKAVKDFNTLPEVTVMIMSLKAGNLGLNMVAANHVVLLDLWWNPTTEDQAIDRAHRIGQTRPVTVLRLTIENTIEDRILALQEEKRKMVASAFAEDQTGSFATRLTVEDLRYLFMV